Below is a genomic region from Methanosphaera sp. ISO3-F5.
TTATTAGCACATGGTGGATTAACAACACTCGGAGCAAACATTTTCTCAATGGGTATTGTAGGTCCAGTATGTGGTTACGTAGTTTGGGTAGCACTTAGAAAAATGAATTTATCTGCACCAATTTCAATATTCTTTACAGCATTTGTAGCAGATTTAATGACCTACGTAGCAACTTCTGTAGAATTAGCATTAGCTTTCCCAGGAGCAAATATGGGATCAACATTTGTAGCATTCTTAGGTATATTTGCATTAACTCAAATACCTTTAGCTATAGCAGAAGGTCTATTAACAATGGTTATTTACAACTACATCCAAGATGCAAGACCAGATATTCTTGTAAAATTAGGTGTAATTAGTGAACAAGAAGCAGGAGCTAATTAAAATGGATTGGAAAAATATTGGTATATTAATAATAGTAGCAATCTTAATAGTTGCTCCATTAATTATCTTCAACGGTCACGGTGAAGATGATGGTTACTTTGGTGGATCCGACGATCAAGGTGGACAATATATTGAACAAAATAACCCTAACTATAAAGTATGGGCAGCACCTTTATGGGAACCACCTAGTGGTGAAATAGAAAGTCTTTTATTCTGTCTACAAGCAGCTATTGGTGCTATTATTATTGGATTTATATTTGGCTATTGGTATGGCGGAAAAAAAGCAAAAAAACAACAATAGTTATGTTATTAATTTAACATAATATTCTTTTTTAAATTTTTTTTTGAGTGGTGAAAAATGTCGATTTTTGAAGATACGTTAGATCATCATACTATGCATAATGAACTAACGAATACAAATATTTATTCTAAAGTAATCTTTGCAATTGCAGCAATACTTTTAAATTTAGTTTCTGGGTCTCCAATAGTGCCTTTCTTAATATTTTTACTATGTTCATTTTTAATCATATTTAAAGCCAAGATTCCAGTTACATTTTATGCAACATTCATGGCAATACCTATAGGTTTTGCAGTTTTATCTGGAATATTTTTAGCATTTTTAGGTACTGGCCCTCATATATGGGATTTAGGATTATTTGGCATAGGATTAACTAAGGGTGGGATTAATCAGGCATTATTAGTATTCTTTAGAGTTCTTGGTGGTGTAGCAGCATTAGGATTTTTAATTTTAACTACTCCTATGAATCGTATATTTGCTGTTTTCCATGACTTACATGTACCAACAATATTAACAGATTTGGCTATATTAATGTACAGATACATTTTCTTGTTCTTGGATGTAACAAGTACAATGTATAACTCTCAAAAAACTAGGTTAGGATATCATAGTTATATGAGCTGGATGAATTGTCTAGCTTCATTGGCAGGAATGGTATTTATTAGAACTTGGGAACAGGGGGAAATTTCTTATAAAGCTCTTGCTTCCAGGGGATACAATGGACAGTTAAATATGATTCGTGATGGGGATTCTATTAAAGATATACCTATATTACATTGGATATTAATAATTATATTTATAGTAATAGTTATACTAGGAATCCTTTACTTTGGTTCAATGAATTTATATACAATTTAATATAATAGGAGATTAAGTTATGGTAGCAATATTAGAAGTTAAAGATTTACATTACAATTATCCTGATGGTACACAAGCTATTAAAGGTATAGATTTTAAAGTAGAAGAAGGGCAAATGATTTCAATTTTAGGTCCGAATGGTGCTGGAAAGAGTACTTTTTTCTTACATTTTAATGGTATTATCGAACCTACTTCTGGTGAAATAATTATTGAAGGTAAAACATTAAAATATGATAAAAAAAGTTTACTTGAAGCAAGGGCAAAAGTTGGTGTGGTATTCCAAAATCCTGATGATCAATTATTTGCACCAACAGTGTTTGAAGATGTTGCTTTTGGTCCAATGAATATGGGTCTTGATGAAGCAGAAGTAAAACAACGAGTTGAAGAAGCATTAGAAGTTGTTGGGATGTCAGAATATGCACAAAAAGCACCTCATCATTTAAGTGGGGGTCAGAAAAAACGTGTAGCTATTGCAGGGATACTGTCAATGAGACCTAAAGTAATGGTTTTAGATGAACCAACAAGTGGATTAGATCCAAATGGAGCTTCAGCTATTATGCAATTATTATATGACTTAAATGCTGAAGGTATGACTATTATAGTTTCTACTCATGATGTTGATTTAGTACCTATGTACTCTGATAATATAAATGTTTTAAGAAAAGGAAAAATATTAAAACAGGGAAATTGTAGAGAGGTATTTAGTGATAAGGAAGTTATTGAACAAGCAGATTTAAGATTACCTTGGGTAGGACAGATTTTTGAAATGCTTGAAAAAGAGGATAATATTACTTTTAAAGAGTCTGGTTATCCTTTAACAGTTGCTGATGCACGAAAAACATTACTGGAGAAATTATAAAATTCTCAATTTACTTTTTTTTATGATATTGTTTAATATCATACTTTTCTTCACCACTTTTAATACGTTATTACTTCAATGTAATATTATTATTACTTCTATTTTTTTAAACTATAATTACTATGTTAAACATAACATATTACAGATAAAAATAAAAAAACTATTTTTTTTAAAATTAATTTAATAATTATCATTCTAAAAAAAAATACAAGGAGGATACAATATGACTACAGGCATTGATGTCGACTACTTCCAAAAAATAATAAGAAAACTTGAATCAAAAGTAGAATATGCAGATATCAGAGTAAAAAATTCAGTAAATAACTCAATAGTACTCAAAGATGGAAAAATAGATAATGTAGATACAGGCATAAATTATGCAATAGGAATCAGAGTACTGCAAAATGGAGCATGGGGATCAGCATTCACTAGTGATATAGAAAAAGTAGAACAAGTCGCAGAAAATGCTACCACCATAGCAAATCAACTTAAAAGTGATGTAAAATTAACTTCAACAAACCCAGAAGAAGACATAGTTAAATCAAAAGCAAAAATAAAAATAGAAGACGTAACTATAGAAGATAAAATAAGTACTATGAAAGAACTTCATAAAATTGCTCAAAGAGACCAAATTCAAAGTACCAATGTATCATTATCTGAATCACAATCATCTGATTTAATAATTAGTTCAGAAGGAACAAATATTCTAAGTGATAATAATAGAACAGTCTTGTCTATGAATTCAGTAGCATCTAATGGTGAAGTAATGCAAATAGGACATAAAAGTTTAGGAGGAGTACAGGGGTTTGAAATAATTAAAAATGCGGATTTAGAATCATTTGCTACAGGCATATCTGATAAAGCGATAAGTCTCCTTGATGCAAAAACTCCACCCTCTGGAGATTTTCCAGTAATTCTTGATCCAGAACTCGCAGGCGTATTTATTCATGAAGCATTAGGACATGCATCAGAAGCAGATATAATACTTCAAAATGATTCCATTCTTAAAGGAAGGTTAGGACAAAAAATTGGATCAGACTTGGTTACAGTTATAGATGATGCATCAATAGAAACAGGTTTTGGTTATTATCCATATGATGTGGAAGGAACAAAATCAGAAAAAACAACACTTGTTGAAAATGGTGTATTTAAATCAGTATTAAGTTCACGTGAAACAGCATCAAAAGTAGGTGATGGTGTATCAAGTGGAAATGCAAGATCTTCTGTTAGTAACAAACCATTAGTGAGGATGAGTAATACATATATTAAACCTGGTGAATCCTCTTTTGAAGAATTAATAGAAGATTTACCAAATGGAATTTATCTAAAAGGCTCTCGTGGAGGACAAGTAGATACTGGTAAAGGCATATTCCAATTTAATGCTGTTGAAGCTTACAATATAGAAAAAGGAGAATTGGGAGATCATTTACGTGATGTTTCATTATCAGGAACTACATTAGATATATTAAATAACATCACAGGTGTAGGTTCAGACTTTAATCTAAGTGTTGGATTCTGTGGAAAAGACGGTCAAACAGTCCCTGTAGGTGATGGAGGACCACACATAAGAGTAAGCAGAGCAACAGTTGGTGGAGTACAATAATGTCAAATAATATACTTACTCCAGAAGAAGGACAATTACTTCTAAAAATAGCTAGGGAAAATATTGTAAGTTATTTAAAAGGCGAAGAGTATGCTCTACCAAATGATTTACCAAAAATTTTTCAAGAAAAATTAGGAGTTTTTGTCACATTATCCTTAAACTCAAACTTAAGAGGATGCATAGGTTATCCAGAACCTTATTATTCATTAATAGAAGGATTGTTGGATGTTTCTATCTCAGCAGCATTTGATGATCCCAGATTTAACCCAGTATCCTTACAAGAATTTGATAAGATTAAACTAGAACTAAGCGTACTTACTAAACCACAATTAATTGAAATACAAAATTATACAGATTATATTTCCCTAATAGAAATCGGTCGTGATGGATTAATTATAGAAAACTCATATCATAGAGGATTACTATTACCTCAAGTACCAATCGAACAAAAATGGGATACAGTAACTTATCTTGAAAATTTATGTTACAAAGCAGGATTATCCTCAGAATCATGGAAAGATGAAAATACAAAATTGTATGCATTTCAAGCACAAATATTTGAAGAATAAGGGGGTATTAAATGAAATTACCAAACATACCAACACCTGATGAAATAATAGATAAAGCATTTAACAGGGCAAGTAAAGCAGCTTCAAAGGTCAGAAGTTCAAAATTACATCCACGTGTCAAAGGTATGAGAATTGAAGAAGTAAGAGTTCAAACAGCATGTGAAGTAATCAACAGTACATTTAATCGTATTGTTACTGAAACTCCAATTATTGAAGAATTACCTGAATTTTATCAAGATTATATTGACATAGTAGTCGGTGTAGATCAATATAAACATTCATTAGGTGCAGTATTCTGGGCATTAGGCATACTTAAACAAATAGAATCCCAATATACTAATAAAATTCGAAAATCTGATTCACTAAGTGCAATACCTATACGAAAAGAAGCATATGGTAGAATTGTTTCAGTAGTAAAAAGAATAGGGGATGAACTGGATTTCCTAGATTTTGCCAAACGAGAACTTAAACATATGCCAAATATTAACTTCAATGCAGTTCGAGTAGTTATTGCAGGTTTCCCAAACGTCGGAAAATCAACATTGTTAAATAATATAACTGATGCTAGTCCAAAAGTTGCTAATTATCCATTCACAACACAAGGATTACAAATAGGTAATTATGAAATGTTATATAGACAATATCAGATAATTGATACACCAGGGTTACTTGATCGTTCAATCAATGACATGAATGAAATTGAATTAAATGCTATAGCTGCATTGGAACATTTGGGAAATATCATCATATATATTTTTGATCCATCAGAAACTTCAGGATTTTTAATGGAAAATCAGTATTTATTATATTGTGAAATTAAAAAAGTGTTTGAAACTCCAATGATTTGTTTATTTAATAAAACCGATTTGTTAACAGATAAATCAGTAATTAATGAATATGCTGAAAAAATAGAAGATCCTATATTTGAAACAAGTATCAATGATTTAAGTAAAATGGATGAAATTAAAGAGTTAATACAATCAATGGGTAAGGAATTTGCTCAAGAAGATCAATTTACTGAATATAATTTAAGAAGAAGACATAGAAAACAGGAATAATCTCTTCTTAAAAATTTTTTTTTATTACTCCAAACTTTTATTTAGAAACTTTTAAATAATTTATTAATATATCATTAATTATATAAACTTAAAATATATTTAGTTCACTAAAAAAACAGGGATGATATTTATGAATAAAGTAAACATCAAATCAAAAGAAGATAAAAAAGACGAAAATATCGATATAACAACAGAAACTGAAGAAAAAACAACAACTACTCAAGAAACCGTTGAAGATACAGTAAATGAATCAACTGAAACTTCTGAAGAAGAAACTGAAGAAAAAACAAACTGTGAATACAAAGAATATGGAAATGAAAACGCTGAAGAAGCTAACAGTATTGAAAAAATGTTTAATGATGTCGTAACTACATTAAAATCCAGACAATCAGAATGGAATAAAACATTAGAAGAATACAAAGCAAATAAACCAGCAGTTGACTTGTTAGAATATGAACAAGATTTAGTAATTAAATTAGATGTTCCTAAAGTTTCTAAAGATGATATATCTATCAAAATGTCAACCGATTCAATCGAAATCGAAATAGACTTCCCAGACTACTTAGAAGACGAAGAAGATGTAAAAGTATTAAGAAGAGAAAGATGTTTCGGAAAAACTAAAAACATCATACCATTACCTGTTGAAGTAGATATGAAAGAAGTCAAAGCTTCATTTGAAGACAATGAGTTAACAATAACACTCCCTAAAATCAAAGGTAAAAAAGTAGATGTAGAAATATTATAACTACACTAATTTTTATACTTCTATTTTCTTTTTTTGTTAAACAACTATTTTTTTGGTGAATCATGATGAAACCATATGTAATTTTAATCGGATCTGCTTCAGGTATAGGAAAATCCACAATAGCCTCAGAAATATCAAAAAAATTGAATATAAAATATCTGATTGAAACAGATTTTATACGTGAAATTGTTCGTGGAATTATCGGCTCAGATTATGCACCTGCATTACACAAATCATCATACGATGCATACACTACTTTAAGAGATAAAATAAACTATGAAAATGAAGAAAAACTTATAGAAGCAGGATTTGAAGAACATGCATCTTTTGTAATCCCTGCCGTAGAAAAAGTAATTAAACGTTCAATTAAAGATAAAGATTCAATTGTTATTGAAGGTGTTCACCTAGTTCCTGGTCTCATAAATTTAGATCAATTTAAAAATGATGCTAATGTATACTTTTTTATTCTCACTGCAGACAAAGAAGCACATCAAGAACGATTCATTTCAAGAGCAATAGCTATTAAACGTGGTGGAGCTCAATTGGATTATTTCAGAGAAAATCGTATAATTAATGATGATTTAATTCGAAAAGCTAACTCTCTATCCATACCGGTTATTAATAATAATTCTATGGAAAATACATTAAAAAAGATATTACAAATTATTAATGAAGTATCTACTGAAGTTTTTTTACAACATGGAATAGATAAAATTGAGCTTGAACGTCAGATTATCACGAAACATGGTGGAAAAATTACTGATATATCTTATTATATACCTGATTTTAAAGAACCATTAGTTCGTAAAATAGATGAATATGATGAAGAATATAATTCTAATGATTTTATTGAACATATAAATTCTGATTCAAAACAAAAAGATTCATTAACTAAATTATATGAATTATCAAATAATCAACATAGTCATCATATATCTGCACCAGATAAAGAAAGTTTAGATAAAATCATACAAGAATTAACAGAACATAATCTTGTAATTGATAAACCAAAAATTTAATCTTTGATAAATGTTAAGAAATAAAAAATTAATAAATGATTATTATGAGTGAAGATAATATAAATTTTACAAAAGAAGTAATGTATTCAGATTGTCCAGTATGTGGTGGAGAAAAAACACTAGAAGTAACAAACAGAACAGATAACATACCTTACTTCGGGGACATATTAGAATCTGCAGTATCTTGTAAAGAATGTGGTTATCAATCATCAGACAGTATATCCTTAGAACATAATGATCCTGTAAGATATACATTAAAAATAGATGATACGAAACTAAATACGAGGGTTGCAAAATCTCAAACAGCTACAGTAACACTTCCTGATTTAGGTTTAAAAGTAGAACCGGGTCCAAAATCTCAGGGTTATGTTTCTAATGTGGAAGGTATATTGAACCGTTTTGAGAGTGCTGTAGTTAGAGCTATAAAATTAGAAGGCAATGAAATAGAACCATCAGTTCAAGAAAATGCACTTAATATTATAGATTCATTAGCAAAAATTAAAATTGGTGAATACAGTACTATACTCATACTTGAGGATCCTTTCGGTAACAGTATAATTGATGATGAT
It encodes:
- a CDS encoding TIGR00296 family protein, whose protein sequence is MSNNILTPEEGQLLLKIARENIVSYLKGEEYALPNDLPKIFQEKLGVFVTLSLNSNLRGCIGYPEPYYSLIEGLLDVSISAAFDDPRFNPVSLQEFDKIKLELSVLTKPQLIEIQNYTDYISLIEIGRDGLIIENSYHRGLLLPQVPIEQKWDTVTYLENLCYKAGLSSESWKDENTKLYAFQAQIFEE
- a CDS encoding NOG1 family protein encodes the protein MKLPNIPTPDEIIDKAFNRASKAASKVRSSKLHPRVKGMRIEEVRVQTACEVINSTFNRIVTETPIIEELPEFYQDYIDIVVGVDQYKHSLGAVFWALGILKQIESQYTNKIRKSDSLSAIPIRKEAYGRIVSVVKRIGDELDFLDFAKRELKHMPNINFNAVRVVIAGFPNVGKSTLLNNITDASPKVANYPFTTQGLQIGNYEMLYRQYQIIDTPGLLDRSINDMNEIELNAIAALEHLGNIIIYIFDPSETSGFLMENQYLLYCEIKKVFETPMICLFNKTDLLTDKSVINEYAEKIEDPIFETSINDLSKMDEIKELIQSMGKEFAQEDQFTEYNLRRRHRKQE
- a CDS encoding ZPR1 zinc finger domain-containing protein; protein product: MSEDNINFTKEVMYSDCPVCGGEKTLEVTNRTDNIPYFGDILESAVSCKECGYQSSDSISLEHNDPVRYTLKIDDTKLNTRVAKSQTATVTLPDLGLKVEPGPKSQGYVSNVEGILNRFESAVVRAIKLEGNEIEPSVQENALNIIDSLAKIKIGEYSTILILEDPFGNSIIDDDDADKELLTQEEAEKLQTGFTTIDQEEVE
- a CDS encoding energy-coupling factor ABC transporter permease, coding for MHIMEGYLPPMWCAIWFIISAIVVIYGIMQIKKATAENDDALPLLALSGAFMFILSSLKMPSVSGSCSHPCGNGLGTVFFGPAVTAVLSVIVLLFQAILLAHGGLTTLGANIFSMGIVGPVCGYVVWVALRKMNLSAPISIFFTAFVADLMTYVATSVELALAFPGANMGSTFVAFLGIFALTQIPLAIAEGLLTMVIYNYIQDARPDILVKLGVISEQEAGAN
- a CDS encoding energy-coupling factor ABC transporter substrate-binding protein encodes the protein MDWKNIGILIIVAILIVAPLIIFNGHGEDDGYFGGSDDQGGQYIEQNNPNYKVWAAPLWEPPSGEIESLLFCLQAAIGAIIIGFIFGYWYGGKKAKKQQ
- a CDS encoding TldD/PmbA family protein, with amino-acid sequence MTTGIDVDYFQKIIRKLESKVEYADIRVKNSVNNSIVLKDGKIDNVDTGINYAIGIRVLQNGAWGSAFTSDIEKVEQVAENATTIANQLKSDVKLTSTNPEEDIVKSKAKIKIEDVTIEDKISTMKELHKIAQRDQIQSTNVSLSESQSSDLIISSEGTNILSDNNRTVLSMNSVASNGEVMQIGHKSLGGVQGFEIIKNADLESFATGISDKAISLLDAKTPPSGDFPVILDPELAGVFIHEALGHASEADIILQNDSILKGRLGQKIGSDLVTVIDDASIETGFGYYPYDVEGTKSEKTTLVENGVFKSVLSSRETASKVGDGVSSGNARSSVSNKPLVRMSNTYIKPGESSFEELIEDLPNGIYLKGSRGGQVDTGKGIFQFNAVEAYNIEKGELGDHLRDVSLSGTTLDILNNITGVGSDFNLSVGFCGKDGQTVPVGDGGPHIRVSRATVGGVQ
- a CDS encoding ATP-binding cassette domain-containing protein, coding for MVAILEVKDLHYNYPDGTQAIKGIDFKVEEGQMISILGPNGAGKSTFFLHFNGIIEPTSGEIIIEGKTLKYDKKSLLEARAKVGVVFQNPDDQLFAPTVFEDVAFGPMNMGLDEAEVKQRVEEALEVVGMSEYAQKAPHHLSGGQKKRVAIAGILSMRPKVMVLDEPTSGLDPNGASAIMQLLYDLNAEGMTIIVSTHDVDLVPMYSDNINVLRKGKILKQGNCREVFSDKEVIEQADLRLPWVGQIFEMLEKEDNITFKESGYPLTVADARKTLLEKL
- the cbiQ gene encoding cobalt ECF transporter T component CbiQ yields the protein MSIFEDTLDHHTMHNELTNTNIYSKVIFAIAAILLNLVSGSPIVPFLIFLLCSFLIIFKAKIPVTFYATFMAIPIGFAVLSGIFLAFLGTGPHIWDLGLFGIGLTKGGINQALLVFFRVLGGVAALGFLILTTPMNRIFAVFHDLHVPTILTDLAILMYRYIFLFLDVTSTMYNSQKTRLGYHSYMSWMNCLASLAGMVFIRTWEQGEISYKALASRGYNGQLNMIRDGDSIKDIPILHWILIIIFIVIVILGILYFGSMNLYTI
- a CDS encoding Hsp20/alpha crystallin family protein codes for the protein MNKVNIKSKEDKKDENIDITTETEEKTTTTQETVEDTVNESTETSEEETEEKTNCEYKEYGNENAEEANSIEKMFNDVVTTLKSRQSEWNKTLEEYKANKPAVDLLEYEQDLVIKLDVPKVSKDDISIKMSTDSIEIEIDFPDYLEDEEDVKVLRRERCFGKTKNIIPLPVEVDMKEVKASFEDNELTITLPKIKGKKVDVEIL
- a CDS encoding 3H domain-containing protein, producing the protein MMKPYVILIGSASGIGKSTIASEISKKLNIKYLIETDFIREIVRGIIGSDYAPALHKSSYDAYTTLRDKINYENEEKLIEAGFEEHASFVIPAVEKVIKRSIKDKDSIVIEGVHLVPGLINLDQFKNDANVYFFILTADKEAHQERFISRAIAIKRGGAQLDYFRENRIINDDLIRKANSLSIPVINNNSMENTLKKILQIINEVSTEVFLQHGIDKIELERQIITKHGGKITDISYYIPDFKEPLVRKIDEYDEEYNSNDFIEHINSDSKQKDSLTKLYELSNNQHSHHISAPDKESLDKIIQELTEHNLVIDKPKI